The following proteins are encoded in a genomic region of Drosophila willistoni isolate 14030-0811.24 chromosome 3R, UCI_dwil_1.1, whole genome shotgun sequence:
- the LOC26530345 gene encoding uncharacterized protein LOC26530345, translating into MSSTLVLGFLLLLGLQVWAAPSPGIEDAAYTNQALDLLAEDSAPSPVKEIPHLRHRRHHFYHHDHDFSWNNGHNQHNQYFPNSGCHHRGFGAPAGPWSHHGPPHPFGFGPPGPPPGAFDPQLQPTPPYKTKLAPFNDESKENHIEPQPMIEISTTTTETAPPSTQPPPTPPPTTTTTTLATSSTESDTLDIDIRIG; encoded by the exons ATGTCGTCTACTTTAGTTCTAGGATTT TTGTTACTTCTTGGACTACAAGTCTGGGCAGCTCCATCACCAGGCATTGAAGATGC GGCTTACACCAATCAGGCTTTGGATTTGTTGGCTGAGGACTCAGCGCCTTCTCCAGTGAAAGAGATTCCCCACTTACGACATCGACGCCATCATTTTTATCATCATGACCATGATTTTAGCTGGAATAACGGACATAATCAACATAATCAATACTTTCCAAATTCCGGTTGTCATCATCGTGGTTTTGGTGCTCCTGCAGGTCCTTGGTCGCATCACGGACCACCCCATCCTTTTGGCTTTGGCCCACCAGGTCCACCACCCGGTGCGTTTGATCCACAGCTACAGCCTACACCACCTTATAAAACTAAATTGGCACCATTTAATG ATGAATCCAAAGAAAACCACATAGAGCCACAACCAATGATCGAGATCAGCACAACAACTACAGAAACAGCACCACCATCCACacaaccaccaccaacaccaccaccaacaacaacaacaacaacattagcAACTAGTTCCACAGAAAGTGATACCTTGGATATAGATATACGCATTGGATAG
- the LOC6650017 gene encoding endochitinase yields MVQHLKWLLPLLAIFYASGPVAILANDQPARIVCYFSNWAVYRPGIGRYGLEDIPADLCTHLIYSFIGVNDKSWDVLVIDPELDVDQEGFQKFTQLRQTHPKLKLQIAVGGWGEGGSKYSQMSAVRERRQSFIRSIVQFMKLYNFDGFDLDWEYPGATDRGGTFGDKDKFLYFVQELRRAFDREGRGWEITMAVPVAKFRLQEGYHVPELCELLDAIHAMTYDLRGNWAGFADVHSPLYKRKHDQYAYERLNVNDGLALWEEMGCPANKLVVGIPFYGRTYTLSNSNKNYNMGTYINKEAGGGAPGPYTNASGFLAYYEICTEVMDKSKGWTVEWDDAGMVPFTYKETQWVGYENEASVQIKMDFIKAKGYAGAMTWAIDMDDFHGLCGRKNGLMQILYDNMRNYRVPEPTRETTPRPEWAKPPATSPNPDEGEPVQAAVTSTTTRKPKPKPKPTSTPVVTTSAPIPKPSSSTTIKTTKKPKKPKKTTTTVKPTTTAPPEKVTEEPEEVVGGSQPQFDPSEIDCFNRDFVPHPNCRKYFRCVHGKPVEFECKEGTAFHTVLNVCDWAENSDRYYCTKTKTKSQGNEAH; encoded by the exons ATGG TGCAACATTTGAAGTGGCTTCTGCCGCTGCTGGCCATATTCTATGCTTCTGGGCCAGTAGCAATTTTGGCCAACGATCAACCTGCTCGCATTGTTTGCTATTTCAGCAATTGGGCCGTCTATCGTCCAGGCATTGGACGCTATGGCTTAGAGGATATACCAGCTGATCTCTGCACGCATTTGATTTACTCCTTCATTGGAGTGAATGACAAAAGCTGGGATGTATTGGTTATTGATCCCGAATTGGATGTCGATCAGGAGGGTTTCCAGAAGTTCACACAGCTGCGTCAGACTCATCCCAAACTGAAGCTACAAATAGCTGTGGGCGGCTGGGGTGAAGGTGGCTCCAAGTACTCACAAATGTCGGCAGTCCGTGAGCGACGACAGAGTTTCATACGCAGCATTGTCCAGTTTATGAAACTCTATAATTTCGATGGCTTCGACTTGGACTGGGAATATCCGGGGGCCACTGATCGTGGTGGCACCTTTGGCGATAAGGATAAGTTCTTGTATTTCGTGCAGGAGCTAAGGCGGGCATTCGATCGTGAGGGTCGCGGCTGGGAGATAACGATGGCAGTGCCAGTGGCCAAATTTAGACTGCAAGAAGGCTATCATGTGCCCGAGTTGTGCGA ATTACTCGATGCCATTCATGCCATGACCTATGATTTGAGAGGAAATTGGGCTGGCTTCGCCGATGTACATAGTCCACTGTATAAACGCAAACACGACCAGTATGCCTACGAACGGCTCAATGTG AATGACGGACTCGCACTGTGGGAGGAGATGGGCTGCCCGGCAAACAAATTAGTGGTTGGCATTCCCTTCTATGGACGCACCTACACACTGAGCAATTCGAATAAGAACTACAACATGGGTACGTATATCAATAAGGAAGCGGGTGGAGGAGCTCCAGGACCGTATACCAATGCAAGCGGATTTTTGGCCTACTATGAGATATGCACCGAGGTGATGGACAAATCGAAAGGATGGACTGTTGAATGGGACGATGCTGGAATGGTGCCATTCACCTATAAAGAGACCCAATGGGTGGGCTATGAGAATGAGGCATCGGTACAAATTAAAATGGACTTTATCAAGGCAAAGGGCTATGCTGGAGCCATGACCTGGGCCATCGATATGGATGATTTTCATGGTCTGTGCGGTCGCAAGAATGGTCTAATGCAAATTCTCTATGATAATATGCGAAACTATCGTGTGCCGGAGCCAACACGAGAGACCACACCGCgg CCTGAGTGGGCGAAACCACCCGCCACATCGCCCAATCCGGATGAGGGAGAACCAGTGCAAGCGGCGGTGACATCAACAACGACGCGTAAACCGAAACCAAAGCCAAAACCCACGTCAACACCAGTCGTCACAACGTCAGCACCTATACCAAAGCCATCCAGTTCCACCACCATCAAGACAACAAAG AAACCTAAAAAGCCCAAAAAGACCACAACTACAGTAAAACCTACGACTACAGCTCCACCAGAAAAGGTAACCGAAGAGCCTGAAGAAGTTGTAGGTGGTTCGCAACCCCAGTTTGATCCCAGTGAAATTGATTGCTTCAATCGTGACTTTGTGCCTCATCCGAATTGCAGAAAG TATTTCCGTTGTGTCCATGGCAAACCTGTGGAATTCGAATGCAAAGAGGGCACAGCATTTCACACAGTTCTAAATGTTTGTGATTGGGCTGAGAATAGTGATCGCTATTATTGTaccaaaactaaaacaaagaGCCAAGGCAATGAAGCCCACTAA